A section of the Humulus lupulus chromosome 2, drHumLupu1.1, whole genome shotgun sequence genome encodes:
- the LOC133818350 gene encoding glycerophosphodiester phosphodiesterase GDPDL3-like, translated as MCDSRALVSVALLFSLVAASVSAQKSSPKSPWQTLSGDSPLVIAHGGFSGTLPGYSYVAYSLALITSLPNVVLWCDVQLTKDAAGICASDVKLDNGTDIAYVFNKRDKEYVIDGKSTRGWFSVDFTLKELATVSISQGIYSRSPRFDGNLFQILTVDEMAKQLKPPGIWLNIQHDAFFKQQNLSMRNYVLSLSKRVVINYISSTELGFLNSIRARLNTNVTKLVFRFLGQDEIEPSTNQTYGSLMKNLTRIKTFASGIIVPKDYIWPIDTKSYLEPHTSLVSDAHKEGLEIYASEFASDIPLSYNYSYDPVAEYLNFIDNGDFSVDGVLTDFPITPSAAIDCFAHLGKNATEQAKPLVISKCGASGDYPGCTDKAYSKAIDDGVDVVDCPVQMSKDGIPFCLSSINLIDSTDVAQSDFSNLTTSIPQIKAGIGIFAFNMTWDQIQTLKPIISSPYSSLTLYRNPRNMNDGNFVSLSDFLAMTKKSSSLTGILISIEHAAYLAKEQGLSVTEAVISSLSEANFNNQTALKVMIQSTNSSVLSKFLGKNNYELVYKIEEKIRSLDDGSLKDIKSFADSVVVDKASVFPDTKLFLTGSTDVVSKLQTKNLSVYVETFSNEFVSQAWDFFSDATVEINSYVMGASIDGVITDFPKTAARYKRNRCLGLGDNTPVYMSPAQPGSLIQLISPPDMPPSEAPNPVLTLDDVLEPPLPPVSPTSSVSTPNSTAVAPTSRNAQPMIAAGSFLLSLAMLLSALLLF; from the exons ATGTGTGACTCACGCGCTCTAGTTTCAGTTGCTCTTCTTTTTAGCTTGGTTGCAGCTTCGGTCTCTGCTCAGAAATCGAGTCCCAAGAGTCCATGGCAAACACTTAGCG GGGACTCACCTCTGGTCATAGCCCATGGTGGATTTTCCGGGACATTGCCTGGTTACAGCTATGTTGCGTACAGCTTAGCATTGATAACTAGCCTACCCAATGTGGTGTTGTGGTGTGATGTTCAATTAACAAAAGATGCTGCAGGAATTTGCGCTTCAGATGTCAAGTTAGACAATGGCACTGATATTGCATATGTCTTCAATAAGAGGGATAAAGAGTACGTTATTGATGGGAAATCTACCAGAGGATGGTTCTCGGTGGACTTCACTCTTAAAGAGCTAGCCACTGTCAGCA TTAGTCAAGGAATCTATTCTCGCTCTCCTAGATTCGATGGAAATTTATTTCAAATTCTCACAGTTGATGAGATGGCTAAACAATTGAAACCACCAGGCATATGGTTGAATATTCAG CATGATGCATTCTTCAAGCAACAGAATTTAAGTATGAGAAACTATGTACTCTCTTTATCTAAAAGAGTAGTGATCAATTATATCTCATCGACAGAGTTGGGTTTCCTGAACAGTATTAGAGCAAGACTCAATACAAATGTGACAAAGCTGGTGTTTCGATTTCTTGGACAAGATGAGATTGAGCCTTCAACAAACCAGACATATGGTTCTCTCATGAAGAATCTTACAAGGATCAAGACATTTGCCTCTGGAATTATTGTCCCCAAAGATTACATATGGCCTATTGATACAAAATCTTATTTGGAACCACATACTTCTCTTGTCTCAGATGCTCACAAAGAAGGGTTGGAAATATATGCATCAGAGTTTGCGAGTGACATTCCTTTGAGCTATAATTATAGTTATGATCCAGTAGCTGAGTACCTAAACTTCATTGACAATGGTGACTTCAGCGTTGATGGTGTGCTAACTGATTTTCCAATAACTCCATCAGCAGCCATAG ATTGCTTTGCTCACCTTGGCAAAAATGCCACAGAACAAG CAAAGCCTTTGGTTATTTCAAAATGTGGAGCCAGTGGAGACTATCCAGGTTGTACTGACAAGGCTTACTCCAAGGCAATTGATGATGGCGTGGATGTAGTTGACTGTCCAGTCCAAATGTCAAAGGATGGGATACCATTTTGCTTAAGCTCTATAAATCTAATAGATAGCACAGATGTGGCTCAGTCTGATTTTAGCAACCTTACAACAAGTATTCCACAGATTAAGGCTGGCATTGGAATATTTGCCTTCAACATGACATGGGATCAAATTCAAACTTTAAAAC CTATTATATCAAGCCCCTATTCGTCCCTCACACTGTACCGGAATCCAAGGAACATGAATGATGGCAATTTTGTGTCATTGTCTGATTTTTTGGCCATGACAAAGAAATCAAGCTCTCTTACTGGCATCTTGATCAGCATAGAG CATGCAGCCTATCTAGCAAAAGAGCAGGGCTTAAGCGTAACTGAAGCAGTCATTAGTTCCCTGAGCGAAGCCAACTTCAACAATCAAACAGCCCTAAAAGTTATGATTCAGTCTACTAATAGTTCTGTTCTATCAAAGTTCCTAGGCAAAAATAATTATGAACTCGTGTACAAGATTGAAGAGAAAATCCGAAGTCTTGATGATGGCTCCTTGAAGGACATCAAGTCATTTGCTGACTCTGTGGTTGTTGACAAGGCCTCTGTCTTCCCAGATACTAAGTTATTTTTGACCGGTAGTACAGATGTTGTTAGTAAGCTTCAGACAAAGAACCTTTCTGTTTACGTCGAAACCTTCAGCAACGAGTTTGTTTCTCAAGCATGGGACTTCTTCTCTGATGCAACTGTGGAAATAAATTCCTATGTCATGGGAGCCAGTATTGACGGTGTAATCACAGACTTTCCTAAAACAGCTGCTAGATACAAAA GAAACCGATGTTTGGGTCTAGGTGACAATACACCTGTTTACATGAGCCCCGCTCAGCCTGGCAGTCTCATACAACTCATCAGCCCTCCTGATATGCCACCATCTGAGGCACCAAACCCAGTATTGACATTGGATGATGTGTTGGAGCCGCCTTTGCCTCCTGTCTCACCAACCAGTTCAGTTTCTACGCCCAACTCTACAGCAGTGGCACCAACATCTCGCAATGCACAGCCTATGATTGCTGCTGGCTCGTTTCTATTGAGCTTAGCTATGCTCCTTTCTGCTCTTCTCTTGTTCTGA